A DNA window from Allokutzneria albata contains the following coding sequences:
- a CDS encoding CDP-alcohol phosphatidyltransferase family protein has translation MEREAGTATPSGGELPQSDRVWTIPNILSMLRLAGVPLFLWLLLGPREDVLAIIVLAVGGFTDWLDGKLARWLNQGSKLGAMLDPAADRLYILATLIAFGIREILPWWVILALVGREAVLGLSLLVLRRYGYGAFEVHYTGKAATFVLLYAFPFLLLADGTSTLAEIARPIAYGFTIWGVLLYLWAGVLYLVQLAAAIRKGKVPGTGALTGA, from the coding sequence GTGGAACGCGAAGCGGGAACGGCGACCCCGTCCGGCGGGGAACTGCCCCAGTCCGACCGCGTCTGGACCATCCCGAACATCCTCAGCATGCTGCGCCTCGCGGGCGTGCCCCTCTTCCTGTGGCTGTTGCTCGGCCCGAGGGAGGACGTGCTCGCGATCATCGTGCTCGCCGTCGGCGGGTTCACCGACTGGCTCGACGGCAAGCTCGCGCGCTGGCTCAACCAGGGCAGCAAGCTCGGCGCCATGCTCGATCCCGCCGCGGACCGGCTCTACATCCTGGCCACGCTGATCGCCTTCGGGATCCGGGAGATCCTGCCCTGGTGGGTGATCCTCGCCCTGGTCGGCCGCGAGGCGGTGCTGGGCCTGAGCCTGCTGGTGCTGCGCCGTTACGGCTACGGCGCCTTCGAGGTGCACTACACCGGCAAGGCGGCCACCTTCGTGCTGCTCTACGCCTTCCCGTTCCTGCTGCTCGCCGACGGCACGTCCACGCTGGCGGAGATCGCGCGGCCGATCGCCTACGGCTTCACCATCTGGGGCGTGCTGCTCTACCTGTGGGCGGGCGTGCTCTACCTGGTCCAGCTGGCCGCGGCGATCCGCAAGGGCAAGGTCCCGGGGACGGGGGCGCTCACGGGTGCCTGA
- a CDS encoding DUF6319 family protein, giving the protein MPPTSTLSGLSEQDIAHIRAELDSGRLPVVWFTDAAVGVEQGRSGKIMALTDPDEGDFIQIRPTGSMDVLSFNPAEVSMVKPPRRNPSQTAHDREDNTVTAPTEQQAPATPQNQEATPASTASTETPAAEAAPAPAPAKPKAKPAAKKQVSAAGAELTVTLSANAEGEWTIEVVSGKKKSKPAPITPAAVGQVAKALDEEAAEAIESVLAAARERHAARVEALRAELAAAEEALQELEG; this is encoded by the coding sequence ATGCCCCCAACTTCCACCCTGTCGGGTCTGTCCGAGCAGGACATCGCCCACATTCGCGCCGAGCTGGACTCGGGTCGTCTGCCGGTCGTCTGGTTCACCGACGCCGCGGTGGGGGTGGAGCAAGGGCGTTCCGGCAAGATCATGGCCCTCACCGATCCGGACGAGGGTGACTTCATCCAGATCCGCCCGACCGGCTCGATGGACGTGCTGTCCTTCAACCCGGCCGAGGTGAGCATGGTCAAGCCGCCCCGCAGGAACCCCAGCCAGACCGCGCACGACCGAGAGGACAACACGGTGACCGCTCCCACCGAGCAGCAGGCACCCGCCACCCCGCAGAACCAGGAGGCCACCCCGGCGAGCACGGCGAGCACGGAGACCCCCGCCGCCGAGGCCGCTCCGGCGCCCGCCCCGGCCAAGCCGAAGGCCAAGCCCGCGGCCAAGAAGCAGGTGTCCGCCGCGGGCGCCGAGCTGACCGTGACCCTGTCCGCCAACGCCGAGGGCGAGTGGACGATCGAGGTCGTCTCCGGCAAGAAGAAGTCCAAGCCCGCCCCGATCACCCCGGCCGCGGTCGGCCAGGTCGCCAAGGCGCTGGACGAGGAGGCCGCCGAGGCCATCGAGTCCGTGCTGGCCGCCGCCCGCGAGCGGCACGCGGCCCGGGTCGAGGCGCTGCGCGCCGAACTCGCCGCCGCCGAGGAGGCGCTGCAGGAGCTGGAGGGCTGA
- the erm gene encoding 23S ribosomal RNA methyltransferase Erm, translating into MSTRRSERDQNRRVYGQNFLRDPKSLRRMVDVARVGREDLVFEVGAGEGVLTEVLAERARYVVTHEVDPYLARALEPKLRRWDNVELDFGDFLGVLPAAEPFKVVANIPYSVTSAIVDWCLDARYLTSATLMTQLEYARKRSGWYGRWSQRTVETWPLFSWELCGKIPREHFRPIPKVDSGILHITRREKPLLRPRELRDYEKLVALGFTGIGGSLRASLSKMYSPKRVAKAFDEVGLRQDTVVAFAHPDVWVELYRALNPTRR; encoded by the coding sequence GTGTCGACGCGCCGCAGTGAACGGGATCAGAACCGCCGGGTCTACGGGCAGAACTTCCTCCGCGACCCGAAATCGCTGCGGCGCATGGTCGACGTGGCCCGGGTCGGCCGGGAGGACCTGGTCTTCGAGGTCGGCGCGGGCGAGGGCGTGCTGACCGAGGTGCTGGCCGAGCGCGCCCGCTACGTCGTCACCCACGAGGTGGACCCGTACCTGGCCCGTGCGCTGGAGCCGAAGCTGCGCCGGTGGGACAACGTCGAGCTGGACTTCGGCGACTTCCTGGGGGTGCTGCCCGCCGCGGAGCCGTTCAAGGTGGTCGCCAACATCCCGTACTCGGTCACCTCGGCGATCGTGGACTGGTGCCTGGACGCGCGGTACCTGACCTCGGCGACGCTGATGACCCAGCTGGAGTACGCGCGCAAGCGCAGCGGCTGGTACGGCCGGTGGAGCCAGCGGACCGTGGAGACCTGGCCGCTGTTCTCCTGGGAGCTGTGCGGCAAGATCCCCCGCGAGCACTTCCGCCCCATCCCGAAGGTCGACTCCGGCATCCTGCACATCACCCGCAGGGAGAAGCCGCTGCTGCGGCCCAGGGAGCTGCGCGACTACGAGAAGCTGGTGGCTCTCGGCTTCACCGGCATCGGCGGGAGCCTCCGCGCCTCACTGTCCAAAATGTACTCGCCGAAGCGGGTCGCGAAGGCGTTCGACGAGGTGGGCCTGCGCCAGGACACCGTGGTCGCCTTCGCCCACCCGGACGTCTGGGTCGAGCTCTACCGCGCCCTCAACCCGACCCGCCGCTAG